The Cylindrospermum stagnale PCC 7417 genome segment AACATTTCAGTTTGAGAAACATCAAGACTTTCAGGGGTATTTAATAAAATTATCTAATCAAGATTCTTCTAATTTAGATAACTTTATCTCGTAACATCATGTTTGATCCCAAAGTTAGAAGAATATCCCCAAGATACTTAGCCAGTAGGATGCATTACGCTTTAGCTAAATTACCTTCTCAACGTGCTTAGACATAGCCCGTTGTAGACATCGCCTTTTTGTTGGAATTGAGATTTTGAAAATGTGGAAAGTGCGATCGCGAACAGCGGGCGCTTTGCGCCATCGCATTTTTGTGATTGCTCTAAGTGCGATATTTATTCCTTTTCGTCCTCATCCGGCAAATTTTCCATCTCCTGGGCAATTAGCGACTGAAAATCATCTCCACAATGAACATGCAAATGAATTGCAGCAGCCAGCAACTCTGCCAGAATTTCAGCTTGTTGTCTAGCATTCAGGTGAGGTGACTGAAGCTGATAAATTAAAGCAGTGACAGTTTGGCATTCTGAGCCTAACTCAGTAATTAATGTACTTAAAGTAGAATTGGCAACAGGAAGGGAGCGATTGCGAATCTGCATAATAATTACTTCCCCAATCGTTTGAGTGCTTGCTGAATGCCTTTGTCAAAAGCACAAATTTCATTTTCCCAATGTCTGATTAAACCTTCATCGGGAAAGTTCTTTTCGTACTCTAGTCTAATCTTTTCTTGATGTTCAGCAATACGTGCATTCAGTGAGCGAATTGCTTTTCTGTGGTTTTTATTGCCCATAAAGTTGCCAGATGCACCCACATATTGCCACAAATGCCTCATGTTGTGGGCGTCTCCACCTTTACATTTTACCAATGGTTTCGCCTACTCTTGATGTTTTCGCAGTGCGATCGCCTTTGGCGGGGCGTAGCCCATCGCATCCAAAACTACTTTGTTGCATATTCATAGTCATATCGAGTATGATTTATATACGAACTCGATATGACTATGAATTAATTCGTTCTATAAATGAGCGCCTGTATGTCACCTGCCCAAAGTACACTTTTGGCCATCTAAGTAAATTAATTGAGAGCTTGTTTACCCATGACTGAACCCCAAAAATTGACAACTGCTGACGGTATCCCCGTTGCTGATAACCAGAACTCACTCACCGCTGGAGCGCGTGGCCCTGTATTAATCCAAGATTTCCACCTGATAGAAAAGCTGGCTCATTTCAACCGAGAACGAATCCCTGAGAGAGTTGTCCATGCTAAAGGTGCGGCGGCTTTCGGTACTTTTACAGTAACCAACGACATTACCCGCTACAGCAAAGCCAAACTTTTTTCAGAGATTGGCAAAAAAACCGAAGTTCTGCTGCGTCTTTCGACAGTCGGAGGAGAAAAGGGTTCAGCCGATGCCGAGCGTGACCCTAGAGGCTTTGCCCTCAAGTTTTATACTGAAGAAGGCAACTGGGATATTACAGGCAACAACACCCCTGTTTTCTTTATTCGCGACCCCCTCAAGTTTCCTGATTTCGTCCATACCCAAAAGCGCAATCCCCAAACCAATTGCAAAGACCATAATGCCATGTGGGATTTCTGGTCACTCAGTCCTGAATCACTCCACCAGGTGACGATTCTGTTTTCAGATCGGGGAATTCCGAAAAACTATCGACACATGGACGGTTTCGGTAGCCATACATTCAGTTTGATTAATGCTCAAGGCGATCGCGTTTGGTGCAAATTTCACTTCAAGACACTGCAAGGACACCAAACCTTAACCAATGAGGAATCGTCTAAGTTGAAGGGAGAAGACCCCGACCATGCAACGCGTGACTTGTTTAATGCGATCGCTCAAAAAGACTATCCCAAATGGCGGATGTGCCTTCAGGTGATGACAGAAGAGCAAGCCGCAAAACATCCAGACAACCCCTTCGATTTAACAAAAGTTTGGAAGCAAAAAGAATATCCCTTAATCGAAGTCGGAATTTTAGAGCTAAACCGCAACCCTGAGAATTATTTCGCCGAAGTTGAGCAAGCCGCTTTTAGCCCTAGTGCAGTAGTTCCCGGCGTTAGTTTCTCTCCAGACAAAGTTCTTCAAGCCCGCCTCTTTTCTTACCCAGATGCTCAACGGTATCGCTTGGGTGGTAACTATCAGCAACTACCCGTCAATCAGCCCAAATGTCCAGTCATGCATAACCAGCGAGATGGCTTGATGGCATCAGGAAACAATGGCGGTAGCGCTCTCAACTATGAACCGAATAGTGCTGAGGGTACGCCCAAAGAAACTTCATCTTATGCAGAGCCACCCCTACATCTAGGTGATGTTGCCATTGATCGTTACAATCATCGTCCAGGAAACGACGATTACACCCAGGCTGGTGATCTCTATCGGTTACTAAATCCTGAGCAACAGGAGCGCCTGGTTAAAAACATCCTTGGCAGTCTCAGTCAAGCCAGGCAAGATATCCAAATGCGTCAAATTTGCCACTTTTTCCGGGCAGATGTTTCCTATGGTCGGCGTGTAGCTGAGGGGTTAGGGATTTCAATTGATCCTTCAATGTTTCCTGCTACTGGTAAATCTGTAGCCGTCTAGAAGTTTGAACTACCCAACGCTGGACTGATTGCAGGTACAGCGTTGGCTT includes the following:
- a CDS encoding catalase encodes the protein MTEPQKLTTADGIPVADNQNSLTAGARGPVLIQDFHLIEKLAHFNRERIPERVVHAKGAAAFGTFTVTNDITRYSKAKLFSEIGKKTEVLLRLSTVGGEKGSADAERDPRGFALKFYTEEGNWDITGNNTPVFFIRDPLKFPDFVHTQKRNPQTNCKDHNAMWDFWSLSPESLHQVTILFSDRGIPKNYRHMDGFGSHTFSLINAQGDRVWCKFHFKTLQGHQTLTNEESSKLKGEDPDHATRDLFNAIAQKDYPKWRMCLQVMTEEQAAKHPDNPFDLTKVWKQKEYPLIEVGILELNRNPENYFAEVEQAAFSPSAVVPGVSFSPDKVLQARLFSYPDAQRYRLGGNYQQLPVNQPKCPVMHNQRDGLMASGNNGGSALNYEPNSAEGTPKETSSYAEPPLHLGDVAIDRYNHRPGNDDYTQAGDLYRLLNPEQQERLVKNILGSLSQARQDIQMRQICHFFRADVSYGRRVAEGLGISIDPSMFPATGKSVAV